From Streptomyces chrestomyceticus JCM 4735, one genomic window encodes:
- a CDS encoding XRE family transcriptional regulator produces MRQLREDGHDRVPLLRLNETRGSEYVQTIREASQRLIFLDNALTGMPVAEVAARTFKSVHKRLGDGDYDSTYERDIRAAASELAEVAGWVLFDAEQHDAARRFNREALFLARLSGDRSIELLILQNMAMHAGWLGRHREELAVARSVIEQDRMSPRVEAIFRMREARGLAGCGALAEASRTFEKAHALLECDGRADDPAWSWWIMPNEIDGHHGHALQTAGDHAGAVRFLQLSAERRGGPVVGHRGMAPARLLDCLLHLHAWRDAEELALGIVPTVGETASARTLRLLDEAVQNGLTSAKAPSRLRDTLKHLNDAVHADPYAL; encoded by the coding sequence GTGAGGCAGTTGCGCGAGGACGGTCATGACCGCGTGCCGCTGTTGCGCCTGAACGAAACTCGCGGGTCCGAGTACGTCCAGACCATCCGTGAGGCGTCACAGCGGCTGATCTTTCTGGACAACGCGTTGACGGGTATGCCCGTCGCCGAGGTGGCGGCGCGCACCTTCAAGAGCGTGCACAAGCGGCTGGGCGACGGCGACTACGACAGCACGTACGAGCGTGACATCAGGGCGGCGGCGAGCGAGCTGGCCGAGGTCGCCGGCTGGGTCCTCTTCGACGCCGAGCAGCATGACGCCGCTCGCCGCTTCAACCGGGAGGCGCTGTTCCTGGCCAGGCTGTCGGGTGACCGGTCGATCGAGTTGCTCATCCTGCAGAACATGGCGATGCACGCCGGCTGGCTCGGCAGACACCGCGAGGAGCTGGCCGTGGCGCGCTCGGTCATCGAGCAGGACCGCATGTCCCCACGCGTCGAAGCGATCTTCCGGATGCGCGAGGCCAGGGGGCTCGCAGGCTGCGGCGCCCTGGCCGAGGCGAGCCGGACGTTCGAGAAGGCGCACGCACTGCTGGAGTGCGACGGCAGGGCGGACGACCCCGCCTGGTCATGGTGGATCATGCCGAACGAGATCGACGGACACCACGGGCACGCCCTCCAGACCGCGGGCGACCACGCGGGCGCCGTACGCTTCCTCCAGCTCTCCGCGGAGCGACGAGGCGGGCCCGTGGTCGGCCACCGGGGCATGGCTCCGGCCCGGCTGCTGGACTGCCTGCTGCATCTGCACGCGTGGCGGGACGCGGAAGAGCTGGCACTCGGGATAGTGCCCACCGTCGGCGAGACTGCGTCCGCACGGACCTTGCGACTGCTGGACGAAGCCGTACAGAACGGGCTCACCTCGGCGAAAGCACCCTCACGGCTCCGCGACACCCTCAAGCATCTGAACGACGCCGTGCACGCGGATCCGTATGCGCTCTGA